A stretch of the uncultured Cohaesibacter sp. genome encodes the following:
- a CDS encoding amidase: MTAHWTIASLRKALDEGKISSVELVSSAFTEIEKEGGEGGRIFVRTFKNTAITQAAASDALRKMNVPQGPLAGIPISVKDLLDVAGEPTSAGSAELASIAEPAKADADVVARLRAAGAVILGHTNMTEFAYSGLGINPHFGTPLNVWDRQIGRVPGGSSSGAALSVAENMAVVAIGSDTGGSVRIPAAFNRLYGFKPSFGRHSLKGVFPLARSLDSVGPLANSVDCCRIIDFVMAGVPVPEANIRSLAGKRFGILETIALDDLDVEVAGSFVRALETIAKAGARLERIKVDAIERFWDIAKLGSIVGAEAFHAHRSFLNGHASGMDPRVRLRLEAAGGISAADYIDMLDFQKDMQERTHLATRNYDAVLLPTVAVAPPEIKPILASDELYGETNLKILRNTAIGNILGRPAATIPIGQPDGAPVGLMVMGEHGGDELVLNHAESIDYALRQ, translated from the coding sequence ATGACGGCGCATTGGACAATCGCATCGCTTCGCAAGGCTTTGGATGAGGGCAAGATTTCCTCAGTCGAACTTGTCAGTTCAGCCTTCACCGAAATCGAGAAGGAAGGCGGTGAGGGGGGACGCATTTTTGTTCGCACCTTCAAGAATACCGCCATTACTCAAGCCGCCGCCTCTGATGCCTTGCGCAAGATGAATGTTCCACAAGGCCCGCTTGCCGGTATACCGATCTCCGTCAAGGACCTGCTGGATGTCGCCGGAGAACCAACCTCGGCAGGCTCTGCCGAATTGGCCAGCATTGCTGAGCCCGCCAAGGCAGATGCTGACGTGGTGGCCCGGCTGCGCGCCGCCGGTGCTGTCATCCTTGGTCATACCAACATGACCGAGTTTGCCTATTCAGGCCTCGGGATCAATCCCCATTTTGGTACGCCACTCAATGTCTGGGACCGGCAGATCGGCCGCGTACCTGGCGGTTCGTCTTCTGGTGCTGCCTTGTCGGTTGCTGAAAATATGGCTGTCGTGGCCATCGGCTCCGACACGGGCGGCTCCGTTCGCATCCCGGCGGCCTTTAATCGTCTGTATGGATTCAAGCCAAGCTTTGGGCGTCATTCCTTAAAGGGTGTCTTCCCGCTTGCGCGGTCTCTGGATAGCGTGGGGCCGCTTGCCAATTCTGTCGATTGCTGCCGTATCATCGACTTCGTGATGGCCGGGGTGCCTGTCCCGGAAGCGAACATACGCTCACTGGCTGGCAAACGCTTCGGTATTCTTGAGACGATTGCCCTTGATGATCTTGATGTTGAAGTCGCGGGCAGTTTTGTGCGCGCACTGGAAACCATCGCCAAAGCGGGCGCACGGCTCGAGCGCATCAAGGTCGACGCCATTGAGCGCTTTTGGGATATCGCCAAACTGGGCAGCATCGTCGGGGCTGAGGCTTTCCACGCCCATCGATCCTTCTTGAACGGTCATGCCAGTGGCATGGACCCGCGCGTTCGCCTGCGTCTTGAAGCGGCGGGAGGTATTTCCGCCGCCGATTATATCGATATGCTTGATTTCCAAAAGGACATGCAGGAGCGCACCCATCTGGCAACGCGCAATTATGACGCGGTCTTGCTGCCAACTGTCGCCGTGGCCCCGCCTGAGATCAAACCGATCCTTGCCTCCGACGAACTATATGGGGAAACCAACCTCAAGATTTTGCGCAATACAGCGATTGGCAACATTCTTGGTCGCCCCGCCGCAACCATCCCTATTGGACAACCTGACGGCGCACCGGTTGGGTTGATGGTAATGGGAGAACATGGCGGAGACGAATTGGTTCTCAACCATGCAGAATCCATTGACTATGCCCTGAGACAATAG
- a CDS encoding anthranilate synthase, giving the protein MTNSQLSSDSAEIEFIPDGDYITEGGIEVLRSTGKDNFQTALSDCLSKLDEQRGVVLVSNYEYPGRYTRSEFGFVNPPLVITARGRTMTIEALNDRGVVLMPAIHKTIKDLFILKNYEADDTLISLEVKEPEGIFTEEERSRVPTVFSVVREIVGLFKSGQDSILGLYGAFGYDLAFQFDSIEMQLQRPEDQRDMVLYLPDEVIVVDLYAEEATRYRYDFAFEGNTTEGMDRPERKDPFQQTDRNPPEGDHKKGEYADVARKAVDYFKRGDLFECVPGQTFYEPVKCKPSAISRRLQLINPSPYGFMINLGAQEYLVGASPEMFVKVSDGNLVETCPISGTIQRGSDAIEDSEQILKLLNSKKDESELTMCSDVDRNDKSRVCVPGSVRVKGRRQIELYSRLIHTVDHIEGRLREGLDAMDAFLSHAWAVTVTGAPKLWAMDFIERHEKSPRAWYGGAIGMIGFDGNMNTGLTLRTIRIKDGVAEVRAGATLLYDSDPDAEEAETELKASAMRAAIRDAANPEKLVQGKVHKQVGVGVKILLVDHQDSFVHTLANYFRQTGAEVVTVRTPVAEEAFDKVMPDLVVMSPGPGSPQHFDTKATISKARARNLPIFGVCLGLQAITEAFGGSLRQLHVPMHGKPSRIRLQDGSLFKGLPKQVVVGRYHSLFADPVTLPKEFNITADTEDGVIMAIEHHREPISAVQFHPESIMTLGGNAGMQMIENVIKRVKAKK; this is encoded by the coding sequence ATGACAAATTCGCAGCTTAGTTCAGACTCAGCAGAGATCGAGTTCATTCCAGACGGAGATTATATTACCGAAGGCGGCATCGAAGTGCTCCGCTCCACCGGCAAGGATAATTTCCAAACCGCCTTGTCGGACTGCCTGTCCAAGCTTGATGAGCAGCGTGGCGTGGTACTGGTTTCCAACTATGAATATCCGGGTCGGTATACCAGAAGTGAATTCGGTTTCGTCAACCCGCCTCTGGTGATCACGGCGCGTGGTCGCACCATGACCATCGAAGCGCTGAACGATCGCGGCGTCGTGTTGATGCCTGCCATTCACAAGACAATCAAAGACCTGTTCATCCTCAAGAATTATGAGGCTGACGACACGCTGATTTCTCTGGAAGTAAAAGAACCCGAAGGCATCTTCACCGAGGAAGAGCGCAGCCGTGTACCCACCGTGTTCTCAGTGGTGCGTGAAATTGTCGGCCTGTTCAAGTCCGGTCAGGACAGCATTCTCGGTCTTTATGGAGCCTTTGGTTACGATCTGGCCTTCCAGTTCGATTCCATCGAAATGCAGCTCCAGCGCCCGGAAGATCAGCGAGACATGGTGCTTTATCTGCCTGATGAAGTGATTGTCGTTGATCTCTATGCCGAAGAGGCAACCCGCTACCGGTACGACTTTGCCTTTGAGGGCAACACGACCGAAGGCATGGATCGACCCGAACGCAAGGATCCCTTCCAGCAGACCGACCGCAACCCGCCCGAAGGGGACCACAAGAAGGGCGAATATGCCGACGTGGCGCGCAAGGCTGTAGACTATTTCAAGCGTGGTGACCTGTTTGAATGCGTGCCGGGTCAAACCTTCTACGAGCCGGTCAAATGCAAGCCATCAGCCATTTCCCGCCGCCTGCAACTGATCAACCCGTCACCCTATGGCTTTATGATCAATTTGGGCGCTCAGGAATATCTGGTCGGAGCCAGCCCGGAAATGTTCGTCAAGGTCAGCGATGGCAATCTGGTCGAGACCTGTCCGATTTCCGGAACCATCCAGCGCGGCAGCGACGCGATCGAGGATAGCGAACAAATCCTCAAACTGCTCAATTCCAAAAAGGATGAGAGCGAGCTGACCATGTGCTCTGACGTGGACCGCAACGACAAGAGCCGTGTCTGCGTGCCGGGCTCTGTCCGGGTGAAGGGCCGCCGCCAGATCGAACTCTATTCCCGCCTCATTCACACCGTTGATCATATCGAAGGCCGTCTGCGCGAAGGCCTCGACGCGATGGATGCATTCCTGTCCCACGCATGGGCCGTCACCGTTACCGGCGCGCCAAAGCTCTGGGCGATGGATTTCATCGAGAGGCACGAAAAATCCCCGCGCGCTTGGTATGGCGGCGCGATCGGCATGATCGGATTTGACGGCAACATGAATACCGGCCTGACCCTGCGCACCATCCGGATCAAGGATGGGGTCGCCGAGGTGCGCGCAGGTGCAACCTTGCTCTATGATTCCGATCCGGACGCGGAAGAAGCCGAAACCGAATTGAAGGCCTCTGCCATGCGTGCAGCCATTCGCGATGCTGCCAATCCGGAAAAACTGGTGCAAGGCAAAGTCCACAAACAGGTTGGTGTCGGCGTCAAGATCCTTCTGGTCGACCATCAGGACAGCTTCGTTCACACGCTGGCTAACTATTTCCGCCAGACCGGCGCTGAAGTGGTGACCGTGCGTACACCAGTCGCCGAAGAAGCCTTCGACAAGGTCATGCCGGATCTGGTGGTCATGTCTCCGGGGCCTGGCTCGCCGCAGCATTTTGACACCAAGGCCACAATCTCCAAGGCCCGTGCTCGCAATCTGCCAATCTTTGGTGTTTGTCTTGGTCTTCAGGCCATTACCGAAGCCTTTGGCGGCTCGCTGCGTCAGTTGCATGTGCCAATGCATGGCAAACCGTCTCGCATTCGCCTGCAAGATGGATCTCTGTTCAAAGGTTTGCCGAAGCAGGTGGTCGTGGGGCGCTATCATTCCCTGTTTGCCGATCCTGTCACCTTGCCAAAAGAGTTCAACATCACGGCAGACACCGAAGACGGCGTCATCATGGCAATCGAACATCACAGGGAACCGATTTCTGCGGTTCAGTTCCACCCCGAATCGATCATGACCCTGGGTGGAAATGCAGGCATGCAGATGATTGAGAATGTCATCAAGCGCGTCAAAGCGAAGAAATAG
- a CDS encoding HAMP domain-containing methyl-accepting chemotaxis protein, protein MSILPKRLVTKIPTIMVGSIVVMAAIFVSVAAWMGSNASVQQADQALLNVAKSKTKVLELYTEQLHEKMLAMTGNMVMIDTSSEMYAGWKILKDKAADTLHDLYVAKNPNSEGERYKLAAADASNVYYTKAHEKHHVRVGELLKNDVFKDIILFSKNGDIFYTYRKGGAFTKSLSDKAVFGDRLREVVAPIVQMAADKSKEPFAGQAFTGFIEMEGHLDAFMVAPVYKNDKVIAAAAFEVNIDKLAQLVNDRTGLGQTGTVDLVTADGHILDFENRKLIEIKGQEKEMAAVALSAGSSTADLVVDKSKFRANAAPFEAFGLKWVVVARQTYDEFLTASNSLTNSLLLLGVLSLVVMGGLSAFFARASMAPLHKLSQSVTEIARENYDVELPDSEREDEVGELTRSIEVLRDNALERRRLEEASRQDQTQREKRQQAVEIMIDGFRNASTELLSNVSSNMASMKQTANLLSNMADQTLNKASGSASASQIASGNVQTVASAAEELAASIEEIKRQVNETTQVVDLATCATRDTTQTISGLSNSAQKIGDVIALIQAIAEQTNLLALNATIEAARAGEHGKGFAVVAAEVKGLANQTSKATEEIASQIQGIQGSTDQAVHAIHGIAERMEKVNDFTKTIALAVEEQGSATHQISQNVARAASGTLEVAGNMDDLSAAAAETNNAVEEVEQKSRDVAEQTERLRAEVDHFLKGVSAA, encoded by the coding sequence ATGTCGATCCTTCCAAAACGTCTGGTCACCAAAATTCCAACCATCATGGTCGGATCCATTGTTGTGATGGCCGCAATTTTCGTTTCTGTCGCAGCGTGGATGGGAAGCAACGCATCCGTGCAACAGGCGGATCAGGCTCTCCTCAATGTGGCGAAGAGCAAAACCAAAGTGCTGGAGCTTTATACCGAGCAGTTGCATGAAAAGATGCTCGCGATGACGGGCAACATGGTGATGATTGACACCAGCTCCGAAATGTATGCTGGCTGGAAGATCCTCAAGGATAAAGCCGCTGATACGCTGCATGATCTCTATGTTGCAAAAAATCCCAACTCGGAAGGGGAGCGTTACAAGCTGGCAGCTGCTGATGCGAGCAATGTTTACTACACCAAGGCCCATGAAAAGCACCATGTCCGCGTCGGTGAATTGCTCAAGAATGATGTCTTCAAAGACATTATCCTGTTCAGCAAAAATGGGGACATCTTTTATACCTATCGAAAGGGCGGCGCTTTCACCAAGTCATTGTCTGACAAAGCCGTGTTCGGTGATCGTTTAAGAGAGGTCGTCGCACCAATCGTTCAGATGGCAGCTGACAAGTCAAAAGAACCTTTCGCCGGACAGGCTTTCACTGGTTTCATTGAAATGGAAGGGCATCTGGATGCGTTCATGGTGGCGCCAGTCTACAAGAATGACAAAGTCATTGCAGCGGCTGCATTCGAGGTCAATATCGACAAGTTGGCGCAACTCGTGAATGACCGCACGGGACTGGGTCAGACCGGCACCGTCGATTTGGTCACCGCAGATGGCCATATCCTGGACTTTGAAAATAGAAAGCTGATCGAGATAAAGGGTCAGGAAAAAGAAATGGCCGCTGTCGCACTGAGCGCGGGGTCGTCAACTGCGGACCTTGTGGTGGACAAGTCAAAATTCCGTGCCAATGCAGCGCCATTCGAGGCCTTTGGCCTGAAATGGGTCGTTGTTGCTCGCCAGACCTATGATGAATTTCTGACCGCGTCCAACAGTCTGACCAACAGTTTGCTGCTGCTGGGCGTTCTTTCGCTGGTGGTTATGGGTGGCCTCAGCGCCTTCTTTGCCCGTGCCTCAATGGCACCTTTGCACAAGCTCAGTCAGAGCGTGACGGAAATTGCGCGTGAAAACTATGATGTTGAGCTACCTGATAGCGAACGGGAAGACGAAGTGGGTGAATTGACCCGCTCGATTGAAGTGTTGCGTGACAATGCCCTTGAGCGTCGGCGCCTGGAAGAAGCCAGCAGGCAGGATCAGACACAACGCGAGAAGCGCCAGCAGGCAGTTGAAATCATGATCGACGGTTTCCGCAATGCCTCAACGGAATTGTTGAGCAATGTGTCCAGCAACATGGCCTCGATGAAACAAACGGCAAATCTGCTTTCAAACATGGCCGATCAGACCTTGAACAAGGCGTCCGGCTCAGCCTCCGCATCGCAGATTGCGTCGGGCAACGTTCAGACGGTTGCCTCTGCTGCTGAAGAACTGGCCGCGTCGATTGAAGAGATCAAGCGGCAGGTCAATGAGACGACGCAGGTTGTCGACTTGGCGACCTGTGCGACCCGCGATACCACGCAGACCATCTCCGGCCTGTCCAATTCCGCCCAGAAGATTGGTGACGTCATCGCCCTTATTCAGGCTATTGCAGAACAGACCAACCTATTGGCCCTGAACGCAACCATCGAGGCCGCGCGCGCAGGCGAGCATGGCAAGGGCTTTGCTGTGGTTGCCGCTGAAGTGAAGGGGCTTGCCAACCAGACCTCCAAGGCGACCGAAGAGATTGCAAGTCAGATTCAAGGCATTCAGGGCTCTACCGATCAGGCCGTTCATGCCATTCATGGCATCGCGGAAAGAATGGAAAAGGTCAACGACTTCACCAAGACCATTGCTCTGGCTGTCGAGGAGCAGGGCAGTGCCACCCATCAAATCAGCCAGAATGTGGCGCGTGCGGCAAGTGGCACCCTCGAAGTGGCTGGCAACATGGATGATCTGTCTGCGGCTGCCGCTGAAACCAACAATGCGGTTGAAGAAGTCGAGCAAAAATCTCGCGATGTAGCCGAACAGACCGAGCGTTTGCGTGCGGAAGTCGATCACTTCCTCAAAGGAGTCTCGGCCGCCTGA
- a CDS encoding methyl-accepting chemotaxis protein, which translates to MSLLPKRLSTKIPVIVIASVTLLVAALVSIAAWIGGNTSVSLTETALINAAKGRTSTVSLYLDQLRSKMTAVASHNTTADAASDLYGGWRVLKDDASETLQQIFVSDNPHAPGEKFKLTDVTQEGYYAKAHGKHQTSIGEMLKDGVFRDVLFVGKEGNIYYSYRKGKEFARNINDKGAVNPELKAQLDPIIKLAAEGSEEKYNGNGFTGFISVDGKVTAYMVAPIIKWDRILAAVVFEIETKNLAKVISDSSGLGQTGRMMLVSADLQQVDFANQTVGDVSDSLNKIALSAVSGSMATGDAEMNGERTRAVAVPMTVLGTNWAMIAEQSYDELLAPSRKLTQSLLIVGGVLLVMIGGFCAYFVRHSLAPLQKLNQGVTEIANENYSVDLPDSSRPDEVGELSRSVEVLRNNALERKRLEEENRNQQSARAKRQQVIESMIEGFRTSSSELLNNVSTNMDVMKATAQILSEMADQTADKANVSASESEVASSNVQTVASAAEELAASIEEIKRQVTETTSVVNQATQATRVTTETVSGLSHSAQKIGEVIAMIQAIAEQTNLLALNATIEAARAGEHGKGFAVVASEVKELANQTSKATEEISTQIQGIQNATQEAVHAIQGIANTMETVNEYTRTISLAVEEQGSATFEISQNVAKAASGTLSVAGNMSQLSQAAAETTQSVDQVEQNSQDVAKQTSRLREEVDRFLNGVSAA; encoded by the coding sequence ATGTCACTCCTTCCCAAAAGACTATCAACCAAAATTCCAGTCATTGTAATAGCGTCTGTAACCTTGCTCGTCGCAGCTTTGGTTTCGATTGCGGCTTGGATCGGCGGCAACACTTCGGTCAGTTTGACCGAAACCGCCTTGATCAACGCAGCGAAGGGCCGTACCAGCACGGTCTCGCTTTATCTGGACCAGTTGCGCAGCAAGATGACTGCAGTCGCAAGCCACAACACCACCGCCGACGCCGCAAGTGATTTGTATGGCGGTTGGCGGGTGCTTAAAGATGATGCATCCGAGACACTTCAACAGATCTTTGTGTCCGACAATCCCCATGCGCCAGGTGAAAAATTCAAGCTCACTGATGTGACGCAAGAGGGATATTATGCCAAAGCTCACGGCAAGCATCAGACAAGCATCGGCGAGATGCTGAAAGATGGGGTCTTCCGCGATGTGCTGTTCGTTGGCAAGGAAGGCAATATCTATTATTCCTACCGCAAGGGCAAAGAGTTCGCGCGCAATATCAATGATAAAGGTGCGGTCAATCCCGAATTGAAAGCCCAGCTGGACCCGATCATCAAATTGGCGGCAGAAGGCTCCGAGGAAAAATACAACGGCAATGGCTTTACCGGGTTCATCTCCGTGGACGGCAAAGTGACTGCATATATGGTGGCTCCGATCATCAAGTGGGATCGGATCCTTGCTGCTGTCGTCTTTGAGATCGAGACCAAAAATCTGGCAAAAGTGATCTCTGATTCTTCAGGTTTGGGACAGACCGGTCGGATGATGTTGGTGTCTGCTGATTTGCAGCAGGTTGATTTCGCCAACCAGACAGTTGGCGATGTGTCGGATTCGCTCAATAAGATTGCCTTGAGTGCTGTCAGTGGCTCCATGGCCACTGGCGATGCCGAAATGAACGGCGAACGCACCCGCGCTGTTGCTGTCCCGATGACTGTGCTTGGCACCAATTGGGCCATGATCGCAGAGCAGTCCTATGACGAATTGCTTGCCCCGTCCCGTAAATTGACCCAGAGCCTGCTGATTGTTGGCGGTGTGCTGTTGGTGATGATTGGCGGTTTCTGCGCCTATTTCGTCCGGCATTCCCTTGCGCCACTGCAAAAGCTCAATCAGGGTGTGACCGAGATCGCAAACGAGAATTACTCCGTCGATCTGCCAGATAGCTCTCGCCCCGATGAAGTCGGCGAATTGAGTCGTTCCGTGGAAGTTTTGCGGAACAATGCACTGGAGCGCAAACGTCTGGAAGAAGAAAACAGAAATCAGCAGTCCGCACGGGCCAAGCGTCAGCAGGTTATCGAATCCATGATTGAAGGATTCAGAACGTCCTCGAGCGAGCTGCTCAATAATGTCTCCACCAATATGGATGTCATGAAGGCAACGGCCCAAATCCTCTCGGAGATGGCAGATCAGACAGCCGACAAGGCCAATGTCTCAGCTTCTGAATCGGAAGTTGCCTCCAGCAACGTGCAAACTGTTGCATCCGCTGCCGAGGAATTGGCAGCCTCCATCGAGGAGATCAAGCGTCAGGTCACTGAAACCACGTCGGTGGTCAATCAGGCGACGCAAGCAACGCGTGTCACAACAGAGACGGTTTCCGGACTGTCTCACTCGGCCCAGAAAATTGGCGAAGTCATTGCGATGATTCAGGCAATTGCCGAACAGACCAACTTGCTTGCTCTGAATGCGACCATTGAAGCGGCGCGAGCCGGTGAACATGGCAAAGGCTTTGCTGTGGTGGCATCGGAAGTGAAAGAACTTGCGAACCAGACCTCCAAGGCGACCGAGGAAATTTCAACCCAGATTCAGGGCATTCAGAATGCCACTCAGGAAGCCGTGCATGCCATTCAGGGTATCGCCAACACCATGGAAACCGTGAACGAATATACGCGCACGATTTCACTGGCTGTCGAAGAGCAGGGAAGTGCCACCTTCGAGATCAGCCAGAATGTGGCAAAGGCTGCCAGCGGCACTCTGTCTGTGGCCGGCAATATGTCTCAGCTATCGCAAGCTGCCGCGGAAACCACCCAGTCTGTGGATCAGGTGGAACAAAATTCCCAAGACGTGGCGAAGCAGACCAGTCGCTTGCGCGAAGAAGTGGACCGCTTCCTGAATGGCGTGTCTGCGGCTTAA